The Helicoverpa armigera isolate CAAS_96S chromosome 28, ASM3070526v1, whole genome shotgun sequence genomic interval gcgtagcgagcgcgagtttttttaaattatttgtttgaagactcacaaattaaactgggaattatgaacaaataaaaagaaaacgtgaTTAGAGACCGAATCCatgatcaataaaaataataaacaaccaGAAAAACAGCCGCGTTGTCATTTagctgcgagcgtagcgagcaagaattttttcacttagttggaggatgttaaaagtaaaaaataatcaaaatcatcaatcaaacgaagcgaaggcgacttttttaggaactttgcttgtcagtatcgtgatacaatgtggaacttccttatcaaacgggtgtaatttcatcgaaatttcctggtggtggggcgtcccgcggcgcccctgacaCCGAGCAAGGCGCCCGGGTCAtgcgcacaccctgcaccataggttaagatggcgctGTAGGTAACCATTACAGTAATCTgagatgtaggatttaaaataaaaataaatatatgcgaTAAGCGTTCCTGGCTCATAGATGCAAATGATTTTTAGTCAtttttagtttgctaaaacttcgcctcgtgagtacctaataaatgttcgtgcagtGGTGCAGgggtatcggtcaagttgatatggccATGAAAATGCTGTACTCgtgctattatttattccgtggtcaaagttaaataaatgatgagtagTCCATTGGTCTGTGAAGTGTGAATTTGGCAGGCGcatgattttgccgccccctgaatttgccgcccggggcacaggccccggcttgcccccccctagatccggggctgcagGATACCTAGTGCATGAATTAGTTATTGTTTTCCAATACGAAGTACTGTTTTACTACAAAATTCAAGAATAGATAAGTCTATGTAAATGAAACAAGAGTGAAGACAAAACGACCACTGACAAGGGATATGTTAAAACTAAACAATcggtattccaaattcaaaccgAACCATAAAAACACGCGTCTCCGTTCATAACATCAAACGAGGCAAAGGCATTCTCGGAACGTCCGCACACTGTCAACATCAAAGCGTGTCGGCTTCCACAGAAACGTGCAACAAATTATGTATTCTAACAAATTCCCATTAATATCTGCACGGAATGACCGTAAGGACCTATAAATAGCCCACCAAAGGGCTCAAAGGATGCGACTTACCGGATAGAAGGAGCATAACCAGCAAAAACGAACGAATCACGCACATTTTAACGCACTTTATCACATAAAATTGCAACACTTGCTAATGATATTCGTTTTGTAACTTGAACACGtccattttttgtttaaattatgttaGGCAGGCATGTTTGGTAGTGAGAATGTAGATGTAAACAATATGTAAGGGCCACGACCGGCCGGGCGCCGCGAACACGATGAACAAAGTTGACGAACTCGGTCGGAGGACGAAGCTTCAAAGCCGCTTTCACAGACAGCACACATTTTAACAAAAGCTGTTCACGGACGCACACTAATACAATTGAGGGATTCCAGACAGCGGCTAACTTCATTGCATATTTGACAGTTCATTCACACCGTCTTGCTCAGGAAACCttactattaatttaaaataaataattgattaacaataaaatcaatttttacatatttttaatatctgaATATTAATGCTATTATTTTCTAAGCTAGAAAAGATCAAATATATCCAAAAAATCATCATACTTGCAACGTAGTTTGACTACATCCCTGCAGATGGCAGCATAATCGGGAGTATTACATTATCGCTACTCTATAACAGATAGTAGTGGATGTTTTAGTGCAGCTACTCAACACTAGATGGCACTAAGAGTTCCATAGAAAAATACCCAATAGAATTTGGAGAAgagaaatcaaataatattaccgATGAGTACAAGTAATCATTTACATCTTTCCTGACGAGGTAGAGTAATGGAAAGAAAGATGTTTTATGCATACATACCAGATGTGGCAATGGCTatctgaattttaattaaaacatagcTGAATAATGCACGTACGTATTTCAATAGATTGAGAGTGTAATGTCTAATAAATTGCAGCATTATACAACCAATCagtaaatatttgattacaGATAACATTGTTATTATGCTTGTTAGTACACTTTTATATCTGTTTACACACATAATGCATTGTATTGAAAGATAAGGgtaattcatattttacttctttaattatgtatctacttttctattattatcttatgatgtcttttagattttttactaaTTGTGAAAGGTACAatgaaagccaaaaataaaattaaacattcttTTTATTGCTAAAGTGATACTTTGCAAAGGTCTGCCCGACAATCAGCGGAAAAACTAAAGTTGCATCCGCATACAGTTTTACCGGCGTTGCATTTGGTCTGATCTTGCCCCAAGATACGGCTTCATCAGGCCTTGCACCAGCGTCACTTCCATCAAACTCACTAGCAGTATTTATGTATACTGCAAAATCAGCTCCATTCCTCATTAAGTTTGCATTACAAATGTGGTGTTTAATCACACCACCTCCTAATATAATCATACCCGTATTGTTGGCCTTGACAGCCATTGTATTCAGCCTCCTTAGATCACCTAAAATATCTATGATAAGTCCTGGCCGCTTGTATGAGTGGAAATACATCATGTCTCCTAAAGAGCCGTCGGTTAACGCAGGACTGAATATTGGGATGTTGTTCCTCCAAGCCCAGTAGCATACTGAGCTCTCATCATTTATCTTCTCGCCTAGTCTAGCTATAATCCGTGAAGGAGACCAGACAGTACCATTTTGCATCTGCTCATCTAGCATTTCATTCAGTAATGGTGTGACCCACTCCTCGAACTTACAATAATTATCATTTGGCACTAATAAGTTACCAATCCTGTTAATGCCGCGAGTTCTCAACATTTTCCCGCTCAAATTGAAGTCACCAACATATGTGGGCGCGAGGCATTTTATAAAATCTTCTTCTATCCCACCAGCAGTTGTGACCACACAGTCTACCAGCTTGTTCTTCACCAAAAAGCGCAGCGTATCACGCAGTCCCGACGATATCATGTTAGAAGTGTATCCCAGAAATATAGTGCAGTTCGTCttcttctttataaatatatctTCTTCGTAGGGGTCACTAGTTTCTTCAGTTAACGGTACAGAGCGACATTTTAGCATTTTGTTGATTTCTTGGACAGCGTTTCCGAAGTTTGTGGCTTGGAAACCTGATCTGGTGAAGCTCTCGAGTATTTTGTTGTAATCGGTTCCATTTTCCCAATCGTAACCTGAGACGATGGGTGTTTCAGCAGGCAGCTCTTGACTTGGCAGCAAAACTGCGTTTACAGCGACATTTGGAGCGAGATTGCTCGGCTTGCAGACAGGTGAAGTTATatccataattataataagcaaTACGGACTAAAATagcataataatgtaaaagaGTAGACGGAAAATTCAGTTTTCTTCAATGTTTTTACGACTAATTAAAACGTCAAACTCAGTTTGTTTTTCAATGTCAGTCAGAGTCATATTGAAAAGCTGACAGTTGTTAGTTGTCAAGTAAATACGTTTAGTAATTTCTTCGGAAGTATATTTATTATCcgctatttaattaaaacagcaaaaaagcttatttaaataatgacgAGGACCCGAGGGGACGGGTTAACACTATTCTGAGCAGTGGAACCATTTGGTTATCAGTCTGTCAGTAAGAGTCCTGAGTCCGACACCCTACGCCTACAAATCTACCAGCCACTACTACTAGCCACAcggaagaatatatttttttagtaacccTAAAATGAACTATATAATGAAAATTAACCATTTGTTTGCATTCCATGTCCAACCcattcatataataaatatgaaaaatacttCTTCTTTGTCTAACAAGTGAGGAAAGTTGTTGTTTTCTACGGGTGCAGATTTTAAAATCCCGAGAAAGAAAAAGGATTCTGTTTGAATAACGAGCTTAGCGCGTGATACTGATACTAGAGAAGACTCCTGAGCTAGTCATCTcaatggaataaataaataaattgaccaAGACGAACTTTTATAACTTTGGGTATACATACTTCAAAACGATTATTAAAATGTCACCGGGAGCGGCCGgtgattttattgattttctgAACGCAACAGCGCGACCGCGTTCCAAGCTTGATGCATTCGTAGTGCAATTCTTGACATCTTTCATTTCATGTTCTGACAGTAGCTAAACAAAGACAAGACTATACGACATGCTAGAAATTCGAATTATTACCTGGCCAGAGCCAcaaaaaatcaatcaatcacaaAGTGAAGTAATGCATTTTGTAGAATACTTCgtgaatttaaaatgtaaataaatagaaaaactgTTCACATACATCATTAATTTCGTCTTAATTGCAGTGAAAagtgttgtttttataatttgacaATGTTGGGGCAGCGGCCGAGGTTCATAAAGCCAGGTAAATCATAATTTTCTCTAAAGGTTACTATATTATACGACTGACTATATTTTCAGTAGTACATAGCTATAAGCACAATTTCAGGCTACATTTTAGGGTGGGGTCTTTCAGTTCAGTCTAGTCCTTTGTCTAGCAGGTAAGTGCTTCAAGTTTAAACGTACtttaactataataaaattgaaaaatctctTTGATTTTTGCCGGCAACCAACAAAAAGTGTTTAGTTTTACGCTCTGGAGCTCTTTTCGAAagaattatttgaaaatcaaattTGGTATTGGCCATTTTTACCTGAAAAACTATCTGCAAATAATTCATCTAGTTTTTCTCACATATTGAGTATTTTATAGTTAGTGTTaacttattttcattgtttttccgcttgaattaaatatttttcacaaatgcTAGGGACAAAATAACTGCAGACTTCAGATAGACACAGGTAGATATATTGCATTTTCAAAATGGTGGCTCAATATGATAGTTTGCCGTGCTATGCTACAATACTATTAGTTTTGCTTGGGCAGCTCATTAGTATAATGGATTCTAATAAGTATATAAGTTTTCTTTCATAGAATATCTTTACTGAAGATTCCTTgccatcatcctcctgcccttatcccaactTTATTTGGTGTCGGCACAGAATGTTTTCTCctttcatactcttctatctgctttcatctcataagtaacattctttcttaccatatctactttcacacaatccattcatcatttctttggtcttcctcttccactatatccgtccacgttcataagATTCCTTGCCAACAACAATATCTTTCTGCCATTGGTTTTTTGGCAGCCAATGAAATAGTTCAGTTTTCCATTCATATAACTTTGCTGCATCCAGTTACACCGTAacccgaacccaacatagttcggaaaaggctcggcagacattcctttttttaaataattcaaaatggcttacctacatattagtaTTTTGTATACAGGTGAAGATGAAACCCTCTACCCGACAAGAAACAAAGATGGGGTTATTGAAACACTGGTTAATCCTAACGTAGATGCCGCATTATCAGTCGACAATGACTCTAGAACATCATTCGTTTACAATCGGTATCATCATCTACCGTTGGACGCTCAGCGGCAGAGGTTACCAGTGTTTCAGTACCGAAACCATATTTTGTATCTTCTGGAGCGGTATCAAACGCTGGTGCTGATCGGTGAAACAGGATGCGGGAAGTCTACGCAAGTGCCTCAGGTAAGtcgttattaatttatttaactatatGCAACATAGCATTACacaggcggacttaatgccacagGCATTCTCTACAGTGAACCTTAGAGTAATGCAGAGATAATATGAGAAAACATGCTGtgtgaaataaaattgggataaggcaggaggatgaatgatgatatttatgtaaaagttaaatattacCCATTCTACATAATATACAGAGGTGGTAGCTTATCCCTTTTAGCTTGCctgtgtaactgggttgagggggtcagatagtgCAGTCgcctccttgtaaagcactagtactcagctacatcctgttaaactgaccgaccccaacatagttgggaaaaaggcttggaggatgatgatgagcttATCCTTTTTACTAGTTATGATCTACTGTGAAGTAAAAGATACATCAattcagccttacttataaatcTGCATAGCAACTGATGCTCTCTCTGAACTTAAACTCCTAACGTTTTAGATAGAGCAATACTTAACTGAGTGTTTTAATattctacatacatacacaataaTAGGCGCCTATCtaccttttgttttgtaaaagatACTTGATTGATACTATGAAAACGTTGTTTCACTTCATCTTCATCACTTCTAAATTGAGAACTACCTGTTCTATCGATTTTTATGCCACTGCATCCGAGGTCAGTGTCATGTTGTGTCAGAGTCAGTGtcagagtcatgttgtgaggaaggtgatgagtatgaacgtggacggatatagtggaagaggaagaccaaagaaacgatggatggactgtgtgaaagtagatatggtaagaaagaatgttacttgtgagatgacggcagatagaagagtatggaagaagaaaagatgctgcgccgaccccaaataaaattgggataagggcaggaggatgatgatgatgcatcCGAGGTCAGTGGGTCATCAAAGAAGCTGATTTTTCGGTAGTGTTGGGCAAGCTTTAGAACCTAAACGCGTTGTGTTGTGTTTTAGACCTAGATCTAAATCGAGTCGCTTCAATTATTATCATAACAACATCTCTCGATTATCGATTTACGGCCGTGCCCAATACACTTTTACACTTTCTATCTGTTGTTTTCTAGAGATAGAGTTTAATATTAGcccaaaattattttgatattagccccatacaagtaatcctacctacctacctatacgaTGACGGACATAATAGTTGTGggtgtcagataggcagtcgctccggcACTCAGCTGCATATCTGCTTCACGGTCGTAGGCACCGGATACTCTTCCGAACAGTCATttagtaatacataatattgtatgATTAGTATTCATATTATGAAACAAAGTGTAATGAGTCAATAACTACGCATCATTGTTAGCTGTAGTAAACTATACGTGATCTGAGCATTTTATAGTCCTATTGCTTCTTTGGTTCAAAGCGATTGCTTGGCATGAAATTACGAGAGAGGATTACAAAGTCTGATTTCATTGACTTgttcgtatgtaggtatagattttGTTCGAAATTGgcaataaaattgttaagtGGACGAATTCGTAACTTCTTCTTGGTCTCTGTGGATCTGCGTGACTGAGGGTGTGACTATGGCGACCAACCACTATCGTTCTCCAGGCCACCGACCCTGGGCCTGCAGGGTAGTCAAGGTGAAAGACAAACTCAAAttcgcaaaaaaaaagaaagaggaCGAGCAAAGAAATGATGGGTGACTTTTTTGAAAGGTCTTGTGTAATGACATAGAAGTTTGGAAAAAGAACATACTGTGccgaattcaaataaaaattgctaTAAATGCTTCAGGTAAATGATCACAAGaacatacactcttttgcaaaaaaaacgggcacctatgcgaaatcttagttttaaggactttgcgTGTAtctcaaagggttttaatgattgttgtatgtttctagcatcaaaagggttagccgagcatgcgtgagagtgtattctaaatttaaattttgtacaattgctaagaaattggttaaaccttgttttggactaattgctggcagaaagttcgtcggtgttttaaaaagtttttgaagtgattttcaggaaaatgataatgcagttttaataaatgattaatgtactttttagttagatcaaaacatttttgaaaaacaatgcgtatttgataaaattttcacctgctctaaatgggctatactaaTGATTGGTGGTAATGTTAAGAgcttcggtattttagtgtaaagcgttccattgtttagatattgtacccacgtgttttaaaatatcgctttttcataaataaacactatttagaagagtatcagtacctttggctgcgataaaaccaatttaaagtaagcagtgcccatcacaactcgtctcctatcagactttgacatttttaaaagtcttgaaattctacaaaatacagaaaatagcgcatagactgtgagcacgaggtcttaaggtctcgtaattactgatttttaaacaacctcgtctcttaggaaactccgtagacctctgaagatctatgagtctgagcgttcaaatagcgtgttttcatcccacgcatattttattaaataaacttgcctacaccgagattttctggcatctacagcactttcctgcttaaatcataacaataattggctagctgctcatttcttaagaaacatacgtttggccaataattttgaattcttgactccctttcagctaaatcgttgtttagtaacccgatacatatggagttatcgagagcttcaacgaggcaataatttgactttttagatagctttaaccctcctcatcatttttcatgtggttaattttaacatttatcactaaatttggtattttttaatggatttttttggagacgggttgtgatcggcactgcttactttaattttgttttgtcgcagccaaaggtactgatactcttctaagtagtgtttatttatgaaaaagcgatattttaaaacacgtgggtacaatatctaaacaatggaacgctttacactaGAATACCGAACCTCTTAACATTACcaccaatcatcagtatagcccatttagagcaggtgaaaattttatcaaatacgaatagtttttcaaaaatgttttgatgtaactaaaaagtacattaatcattaattaaaactgcattatcattttcctgaaaatcacttcaaaaacttttcaaaacaccgacgaactttctgccagcaattagtccaaaacaaggtttaaccaatttcttagcaattgtacaaaattcaaatttagaatacactctcacgcatgcttggcaaactcttttgatgctagaaacataccacaatcattaaaaccctttgaaatacacgtaaagtccttaaaactaagatttcgcatagatgcccgttttttttgcaaaagagtttagttAGAATGACTTAATGCAACTGCTCTAATATCTAAGTTAACCACCCATTTACCCGTGAGAAAACACCAAGTGGTCTAAATAAACTATGTCTTGATAATACAGAGTATCATATTACTTACAATACTTGGCAGTTTGAAGAGCTTGGAACAACTTGCCAATGTAATCTTGCTAAGTAAGTATTGTTTACGTAAGTAAAATGATATGTCTGCGTAGGGTATAATTTTGTAGAAGGTCTTAATGTAATCTAGGCAAATATCTGTAAAATACTTTAGCTGTGGTTTTGAAAGTATGGAAATAATTTGTGTCTTGTTCTTATCCCTATAAAGAAAAGGATTTGGTAAAATAAGTGTGAGAAAAGTAAGCTCTTATGCTTTTCAATGGGGTTCCGGGTTCCTTATTAATTAACTGACTTAATATGGACAAAAtaaagactgaaaacattgtAAACTTATTGTACCTAAATGATCTTCTTGTGCCAAACAATTGTAATTGACTTTTAGTAATTAGGTTGTTGTTGTTATCATTAACAGGCAGACCACTTATTTCCGATAACCCTCGAGATATTGGTCTTTAATTCAATAGAGGTCAGGATTCTGGTTTTTAATGTCCATCACGCCATGTCAGGCCATACCCTGATCTGCAAACATCATGATAATATAGTTTACCTTATACATTTACAatcttccgccagcggtttcacccacgttctTTTGAGAAACACATCGCACAGCTGGACTAAAAGAAGCCTGTGACAATCAAACTGGACTTTGCTGCATAATAGCACCTTTtgaacatcaaaacaaaagacagccaccaaaacgcccacccttcaccacttcctatgtgtttttgggAAGAAGAAGTATCTCAACAAACTCCTCAGAATTATCCTCAATGAATGTATTAGGCTATCGAATATCATTGTTTAACTACGGCTACCATTTTTCCCTTTAATCATATCTCTAAGGGTCACCCACCacctatttttttatcacaatcCCATTATCATAAACATGGTACATATTGTAATAAACAAGCTTACGAAAACATTGAATTAATCGATTGGTTTTTAGGTAGATAATGTAACTACATAAGCTATTGTAATACATGTCAAGTAGTTTGAATCAgatgatgattgatgatgagaaatcatatttttatgttactgggttgagggggtcagatagggcagtcgctccttgtaaagcactggtactcatgggtactcagctacatccggttagactggaagcggaccccaacaaagtttgggaaaaatgctcggaggatgttagcctagccttttcccaactacgttggggtcggcttccagtctaaccgaatgcagctaagtaccagtattatacaaggagcgactgccccatctgatctcctcaacccagttacccgggcaacccaatatacataggtaagccaggttgtcagacttactagctactgactacccgtaacgactcccaaagatgttcaatgacaccaattaatgaagtaatatttttaggTAAAGTATGTAATATTCGGAAAAAGTCCCGAAAATAATGTTGCctacatagaaaaatatacatgtCAATTTAATTAGACACCAAAATGAATGCTAATTTATGTCCCATGCATACAAAAAGACAAGAAAACCTTACACCTATATTAAGTTAGATTAAATTAGAAGTACagtgttaaaatatttagtttcacTAAGATACACTTGCTAAAAGTTTTGACATTTGACAGTACTTTTGGCGGTAAAATGTGGGCGCTATGTCTTTAGTTGTGTGTGAAACATTGACCGTGGTTCAACCCGCATTATTTTTGGTGttgctagttttttttaatacttagttCCTTAAATTAGTGGAAGATGAGTTTCAagttaagtatatattttttgtgaggtAGGAAATAGGAGGGATCAAGGAAGGACGGAAAtatctattaattttatctGAAATTTAGGTACTTGTCATCACCAATCAATTAATTTACTAGTCAAATCAGTTaaacagttaaatcaacctttTCCTGTGTAATTCGTGAAAAATGTGATTAGAAACTATTTATACATTATCTTTACCTATATGTTTTATCACCAAGTTCATGATTGATTACTTCTACTGCAGTATAAATAAGTAGATTATAGATTGTTGACTCAGGTGTTAATGAGTTTTATGTAGCCCGCTATCTATAATCTATTTACTAATGTACAAAGCTTAAATATTTGTTCGAATGTGGTAATCTCTTTATGAAatacatttgtattttgtagttCCCCTAgcggtttttttttggtttcctcCATGTCTTTGGGGAACAGTTTCTACTCAATATGCATATGATCGATATCGCATCAACCGTTTTACCGTGAAAACTTACCttcgtatttattatgtttgtaaatgATTCTTGCAGATACGTAACATCGCGCTTTTATCTTTGGAAATCCATCAGAATCTTCTTAACTAAGTAAAGAATATTATTGCTATGGGCAAGTGAAACCATGGGTCAcgattagtaaaaaataatcattataatcGATATAATCATAATTGacgtatttatataaatatgccATGTTTTATGCCTATAAAGTCGATAACGTATCGTATTCACAAAAGCGAAACAAATTGCATCTGTTATTCATTCACTCAGCTGCTTCCCATATAAatacaacgaaaaaaaaactatacaaaGGAATTTACGAAACCGGGTCTGGCCACCCCAAGTCCCTAACCCGCATTGCTCGCTTCGCTTCGCGGTATTTTGCCTTTACCCAACCAGTCTGCCGCCGCCTCTCGTGGCGAACGAATGTCGCGTCCGTGCAACACCGAATTGTTGtcaaacgataaaaataaatacgacaTGCATTCATGAAACAAACTGTTAAACAAGCAAGTGCACTAAAGACTGTTATGGTTACAAACCATCAAGTTGTAACAACAGACTGTTTTGATAACATACCTGCGGCCAACGATTGTGCATCGATTTTA includes:
- the LOC110377856 gene encoding probable deoxyhypusine synthase; its protein translation is MDITSPVCKPSNLAPNVAVNAVLLPSQELPAETPIVSGYDWENGTDYNKILESFTRSGFQATNFGNAVQEINKMLKCRSVPLTEETSDPYEEDIFIKKKTNCTIFLGYTSNMISSGLRDTLRFLVKNKLVDCVVTTAGGIEEDFIKCLAPTYVGDFNLSGKMLRTRGINRIGNLLVPNDNYCKFEEWVTPLLNEMLDEQMQNGTVWSPSRIIARLGEKINDESSVCYWAWRNNIPIFSPALTDGSLGDMMYFHSYKRPGLIIDILGDLRRLNTMAVKANNTGMIILGGGVIKHHICNANLMRNGADFAVYINTASEFDGSDAGARPDEAVSWGKIRPNATPVKLYADATLVFPLIVGQTFAKYHFSNKKNV